In one Brevibacillus composti genomic region, the following are encoded:
- the nagE gene encoding N-acetylglucosamine-specific PTS transporter subunit IIBC, with product MLAFLQRIGKALMLPVATLPAAALLVSFGLLDYEKNIPLGPVIGGFLNQFVAPFLHAGGLAILENLALIFAVGVAIGLARDAVAALAAVMAYHVLLAILARVPAAMPFIPDDVVLKMGVLGGILAGGVAAYCYNRYHDVKMPEWLGFFSGKRFVPIVTSLGMVVIALVVGMVWAPIQDVIDAVGNWIVSLGAIGSGIFIFFNRLLIPLGLHHVINAIAWFQIGSFTDAAGNVANGDLHRFFAGDKTAGMFMAGFYPIMMFALPGAALALIHTAKPEKRKMMASVFMTAALASIITGITEPLEFAFMFAAPLLYFVHAVLAGISGVVVTSLGIKHGFSFSAGLIDYLVNFHLSTNALLIIPVGLGFAIVYYLLFRFIITKFNLKTPGREDDEDDAADSTRSSTIRDKAQEVLSLIGGKENIVSVDACITRLRLVLKNDKVVDEKGLRELGAAGVMKLGQGSVQVVFGTQSEAIKDEINKL from the coding sequence ATGCTGGCTTTTCTGCAACGGATCGGGAAAGCGCTTATGCTTCCGGTCGCCACATTGCCGGCAGCGGCACTGCTGGTTTCCTTCGGGCTCCTGGACTACGAGAAGAACATCCCGCTGGGACCGGTCATCGGCGGTTTCCTCAATCAATTCGTAGCGCCCTTTCTCCATGCGGGCGGCCTCGCCATTCTGGAAAATCTGGCGCTGATCTTTGCCGTAGGGGTGGCGATCGGCCTGGCGAGAGACGCGGTGGCGGCTCTGGCGGCGGTGATGGCTTATCATGTGCTGCTGGCTATCCTGGCAAGAGTGCCGGCGGCCATGCCATTTATTCCGGACGACGTCGTGCTGAAAATGGGCGTGCTTGGCGGGATCCTGGCGGGGGGAGTAGCCGCCTACTGTTACAACAGATACCACGACGTCAAAATGCCGGAATGGCTCGGATTCTTTAGCGGCAAACGGTTTGTCCCGATTGTCACCTCGCTTGGCATGGTCGTAATCGCCCTGGTGGTCGGCATGGTCTGGGCACCGATTCAGGACGTAATCGATGCCGTCGGCAACTGGATCGTCAGCCTGGGCGCGATCGGCTCCGGCATCTTCATTTTCTTCAACCGCTTGCTGATCCCGCTCGGCTTGCATCACGTCATCAATGCGATTGCCTGGTTCCAGATCGGATCTTTTACCGATGCGGCCGGCAATGTCGCAAACGGCGATCTCCACCGCTTTTTTGCCGGTGACAAGACCGCCGGCATGTTCATGGCCGGCTTTTACCCGATCATGATGTTCGCTCTGCCGGGTGCCGCCTTGGCTCTCATTCACACAGCCAAACCGGAAAAGCGGAAAATGATGGCTTCTGTTTTCATGACCGCAGCTCTGGCCTCCATCATCACCGGCATTACCGAACCGCTGGAATTTGCCTTTATGTTTGCCGCTCCCCTGCTCTATTTTGTCCACGCGGTCCTGGCCGGAATATCCGGCGTGGTCGTGACGTCCCTGGGGATCAAGCATGGATTCAGCTTTTCGGCCGGTCTGATCGATTATCTCGTCAACTTTCACCTCTCGACGAATGCGCTGTTGATCATACCGGTAGGTCTGGGCTTCGCCATCGTCTACTACCTGCTGTTCCGCTTCATCATTACCAAATTCAATCTGAAGACTCCGGGTCGCGAGGACGATGAGGACGACGCGGCCGACAGCACCCGCTCCTCCACGATCCGGGACAAAGCGCAAGAGGTCCTCTCCCTAATCGGCGGCAAGGAAAACATCGTCAGTGTTGATGCTTGCATCACCCGGCTGCGGCTCGTCCTGAAAAATGACAAGGTCGTCGACGAAAAAGGGCTGCGGGAGCTGGGAGCCGCCGGAGTCATGAAGCTGGGCCAAGGAAGCGTGCAGGTCGTCTTTGGCACACAGTCGGAAGCGATCAAGGATGAAATCAACAAATTGTAA
- a CDS encoding DoxX family membrane protein → MENRLDQRTAWGLLLVRVVVGLSFILHGLSKFQMGLDQVAVWCKQHPACLA, encoded by the coding sequence ATGGAAAACCGACTGGATCAACGCACCGCATGGGGATTGCTGCTCGTGCGCGTGGTTGTTGGCCTCTCTTTTATCTTGCACGGGCTGTCCAAATTTCAGATGGGACTGGATCAGGTTGCCGTTTGGTGCAAGCAACACCCTGCGTGCCTTGCATGA
- a CDS encoding ribonuclease H-like YkuK family protein, whose protein sequence is MGLTYESPSLFERFHSPTRGLLDKADVFSNIEQTVATSTDTYELIVGADSQLRSRGTYFAIMITLIKQGRGGMFFYHKIQERRYTSLQQRIFQEALYAVGLASELRQYLHEHSIDIPIRLHFDIGKNGPTRKFIHSLLSLAESNHFPAEIKPHSFCASTIADKFTK, encoded by the coding sequence GTGGGATTAACGTATGAAAGCCCCAGCCTGTTTGAAAGATTCCACAGTCCGACGCGGGGGCTTCTGGACAAGGCAGATGTTTTTTCCAACATCGAACAAACGGTAGCCACGAGTACCGATACCTATGAGCTGATCGTGGGAGCAGACTCCCAGCTGCGCAGCCGGGGAACGTATTTTGCGATTATGATTACGCTGATCAAGCAAGGCCGCGGCGGCATGTTTTTCTACCACAAAATTCAGGAGAGGCGGTACACCTCCCTGCAGCAGCGTATTTTTCAAGAAGCCCTGTATGCAGTTGGACTGGCATCCGAGCTCCGTCAGTACCTGCATGAACACAGCATCGACATCCCGATCAGGCTTCACTTTGACATTGGAAAAAACGGTCCTACTCGCAAGTTTATCCATTCCTTGCTCAGTTTAGCGGAATCCAACCATTTTCCGGCAGAGATCAAGCCTCATTCCTTTTGTGCTTCGACCATCGCGGACAAATTCACCAAATAA
- a CDS encoding WYL domain-containing protein, with product MLNQLKKYLSAGQIVEVIYQDRYGKISKRPLRLQAIEGPRIKAYCLTRRAPRVFHIDNILAVFPAGRDRMSG from the coding sequence ATGCTCAACCAACTCAAAAAATACCTGTCTGCCGGGCAGATCGTCGAAGTGATCTATCAGGACAGATACGGCAAAATCAGCAAGCGTCCGCTCCGGCTGCAAGCAATCGAAGGCCCTAGAATCAAGGCTTATTGCCTGACTCGTAGGGCTCCGCGCGTTTTCCATATCGACAATATCCTCGCTGTTTTTCCAGCCGGGCGTGACAGGATGAGCGGTTAG
- a CDS encoding HPr family phosphocarrier protein, producing MIRFEVTVKAAGGLHARPAALLVNIAAKSQSQVTVTRSLDEKQADGKSILGILTLGAGRGEQLIITVEGPDEEQVAHALQELFEQPEES from the coding sequence ATGATTCGATTTGAAGTCACCGTAAAGGCAGCGGGCGGACTGCACGCGAGACCGGCCGCCCTCTTGGTCAACATCGCCGCCAAATCCCAATCGCAGGTGACCGTTACCCGAAGCCTGGATGAAAAACAAGCGGATGGCAAAAGCATCCTGGGGATATTGACCCTGGGAGCGGGCCGCGGCGAACAGCTGATCATTACAGTTGAGGGGCCCGATGAGGAGCAGGTGGCTCACGCGCTCCAGGAACTGTTTGAACAGCCCGAAGAGAGCTGA
- the pdaA gene encoding delta-lactam-biosynthetic de-N-acetylase, with protein sequence MFVLVLSLFTVQAFAYQEVPYHFGFKKSKGGKLPSIDQEGFKGIVDKHGAIFLGDTSKKELFLTFDNGYENGFTPRILDTLKEKKVPAVFFVTGHYVKDQPELLKRMTAEGHLIGNHSWSHPDMTKVPNARIKEELDKVKEAVSQITGQKEMQFLRPPRGIFSERTLAVSKELGYTNVFWSIAYKDWDTKVQRGGKYAYDNVIAQLHPGAVILLHAVSKDNADALGQIIDEARRQGYEFKSLDQLRATPPLAVP encoded by the coding sequence CTGTTCGTTCTCGTCTTGTCTCTGTTCACTGTACAAGCATTCGCTTATCAGGAGGTCCCGTATCATTTTGGTTTTAAAAAGAGCAAAGGCGGAAAGCTTCCGTCGATCGACCAGGAAGGCTTCAAAGGCATCGTGGATAAGCACGGCGCCATCTTCCTCGGGGATACCTCCAAAAAAGAGCTGTTCCTCACGTTTGACAACGGCTATGAAAACGGCTTTACCCCACGGATCCTGGACACATTGAAGGAAAAGAAGGTGCCCGCAGTCTTTTTTGTAACCGGCCATTACGTCAAAGATCAGCCGGAATTGCTGAAACGGATGACCGCCGAAGGGCATCTGATCGGCAACCATTCCTGGAGTCACCCGGATATGACCAAAGTGCCCAATGCGCGGATCAAAGAAGAGCTGGACAAGGTAAAAGAAGCCGTCTCCCAGATTACCGGGCAAAAGGAGATGCAGTTCTTGCGCCCACCCCGCGGGATATTCAGCGAGCGGACGCTGGCTGTCAGCAAAGAGCTAGGGTATACCAATGTGTTTTGGTCGATCGCCTATAAGGACTGGGATACCAAAGTGCAACGAGGCGGAAAGTACGCATACGACAACGTTATCGCCCAGCTCCACCCGGGAGCCGTGATTTTGCTGCATGCGGTCTCCAAAGACAATGCGGACGCGCTCGGCCAGATTATTGACGAAGCGAGAAGACAAGGGTATGAATTCAAAAGCCTGGATCAGCTTCGGGCGACCCCGCCGCTGGCTGTTCCGTAG
- the glcT gene encoding glucose PTS transporter transcription antiterminator GlcT produces MSRQQGVPHTITRVLNHNVVLALEPISSQEVVLFGKGIGFGVKPGSTIHPNDARVEKRFRLENENHQRQYQTVLNQVDPAIVGISEEIIALVAREITPNLHEHIHVALPDHIHFAIYRLRNGMEIVNPFLFEIQTLYSKEFALAERAADLIQTSFSLEIPESEIGFLALHIHSAVSSTPVSKTVKFTNLIRELAQLIEERIGRTVARSSVDYIRLITHLRYACERIQQQKSIQNPLLERVKAMIPESYQLAEELARHISSRLDTAVPEDEVGYMAMHVFRLTEQPSD; encoded by the coding sequence TTGTCCCGTCAGCAGGGAGTCCCCCATACCATCACCCGTGTCCTCAATCACAACGTCGTGCTGGCCCTAGAGCCGATCTCTTCGCAAGAGGTCGTCTTGTTCGGAAAAGGAATCGGATTCGGGGTGAAGCCCGGCAGTACGATCCACCCAAACGATGCCCGTGTGGAGAAGCGCTTCCGTCTGGAAAACGAAAATCATCAGCGGCAATACCAGACGGTCTTAAATCAGGTCGACCCGGCCATCGTCGGGATCAGCGAAGAGATCATCGCCCTGGTGGCCCGCGAAATCACCCCGAACCTGCATGAGCATATCCATGTAGCGCTGCCGGATCACATCCACTTTGCCATCTACCGCCTGAGGAACGGCATGGAGATCGTCAATCCGTTTTTGTTTGAAATTCAGACCCTCTACAGCAAAGAATTCGCACTCGCCGAGCGGGCTGCCGACCTGATCCAAACCTCGTTTTCTCTGGAGATTCCAGAGAGCGAAATCGGCTTTTTGGCCTTGCATATCCATTCCGCGGTCAGCTCCACGCCCGTAAGCAAAACCGTCAAGTTCACCAATCTGATCAGAGAGCTGGCCCAGCTCATTGAGGAGCGCATCGGGAGGACCGTCGCGCGCAGCAGTGTGGATTACATCCGCTTGATTACGCATCTGCGATATGCCTGTGAACGCATCCAGCAGCAGAAATCGATCCAAAATCCGCTGCTGGAACGGGTCAAAGCGATGATTCCGGAATCGTACCAGCTGGCGGAAGAACTGGCTCGGCACATCTCTTCGCGACTGGATACCGCCGTCCCGGAAGACGAAGTCGGCTACATGGCCATGCATGTATTCCGCCTCACAGAGCAACCCAGTGACTAA
- a CDS encoding helix-turn-helix domain-containing protein: MEKVDLQFIAQRRMESGITLKEMAVSLGFKNASTYLKYEKGEYDFKANHLPVLAKKLNCQLRDLFLCLSFLLF; encoded by the coding sequence TTGGAGAAAGTCGATTTGCAATTCATTGCCCAGAGGAGGATGGAAAGCGGGATAACGTTAAAGGAGATGGCTGTTTCTCTCGGGTTTAAAAATGCCTCCACCTACCTCAAGTACGAAAAAGGTGAGTATGACTTCAAAGCCAATCATCTTCCGGTGCTGGCGAAAAAACTGAACTGCCAGCTCCGTGATTTGTTCCTCTGCCTTTCTTTTTTGCTATTTTGA
- a CDS encoding helix-turn-helix domain-containing protein: MSIVGQRMKYLREKYKWSQIQLAEKLGIHNTVLSRIESGEKKSVDHHLLSKAADVFEVTTDYLLGKTNNPAPSWKKNVTVSEEQAPYFDLEGLTDAEIEEVKKHIEYLKWKAMQPRKTK; the protein is encoded by the coding sequence ATGTCAATCGTCGGTCAACGGATGAAATACCTGCGGGAAAAATACAAATGGTCCCAAATCCAATTGGCCGAAAAGCTGGGGATTCACAATACCGTTCTGTCCCGGATTGAATCAGGGGAAAAAAAGAGCGTGGATCACCACCTGCTCTCGAAAGCAGCCGATGTGTTTGAAGTCACGACTGATTATTTGCTGGGGAAGACCAACAACCCCGCTCCTTCCTGGAAAAAAAACGTGACTGTCTCCGAGGAGCAGGCCCCCTATTTTGATCTGGAAGGATTGACGGACGCGGAGATTGAAGAGGTAAAGAAGCATATTGAATACCTCAAGTGGAAAGCGATGCAGCCGCGAAAGACAAAATAA
- a CDS encoding nitroreductase family protein — translation MMNNILPQVEKHRQATYEIDPVFLNRWSPRSYKEDPVPDEVLFSLFEAARWAPSGSNEQPWRFIIARSEQDRQRFYSFIAEGNRIWCEKAPVLALILSKTINGRGDHLRSHAFDAGAAWGYLALEAARKGLITHAMGGFDPEKAREALGVPAEYELHAVIAIGYQGEKEALPERLQEREVPSGRRELSETVFEGVFAEK, via the coding sequence ATGATGAACAACATTTTGCCGCAGGTAGAGAAGCATCGCCAAGCTACATACGAAATCGACCCTGTTTTTTTGAACAGATGGTCGCCGCGCTCCTATAAAGAGGATCCCGTACCGGATGAGGTTCTCTTCAGCTTGTTTGAGGCCGCTCGCTGGGCCCCATCGGGAAGCAACGAGCAGCCGTGGAGATTTATCATCGCCCGCAGCGAGCAGGACAGGCAGCGTTTTTATTCGTTCATCGCAGAAGGCAACCGCATCTGGTGCGAAAAAGCGCCGGTTCTCGCCCTCATCTTGTCGAAAACCATCAACGGACGGGGAGATCATCTGCGCTCCCACGCCTTTGACGCCGGAGCTGCTTGGGGCTATCTGGCATTGGAAGCGGCCCGCAAAGGGTTGATCACGCACGCGATGGGAGGTTTTGACCCGGAAAAAGCTAGAGAGGCGCTGGGCGTACCGGCTGAGTATGAGCTGCATGCGGTCATCGCGATCGGCTATCAAGGGGAAAAGGAAGCCCTTCCGGAACGGCTGCAGGAGCGGGAAGTACCGTCCGGCAGACGCGAGCTGTCGGAAACTGTATTCGAGGGAGTCTTTGCTGAAAAGTGA
- a CDS encoding PTS sugar transporter subunit IIA, translating to MLRRFFSRKPQQQELTLLAPLTGLVVPLEEVPDPVFAQKVAGDGVALIPTEGVLLSPVEGRVTHLFPTHHAIALTSDTGLEILLHIGIDTVKLKGTGFTPHVQTGDRVGPGDRLIAFDLELLKKNGCPVVTPIVFTNSERVAAKQVLAGASVQAGRDLLIKVTIKGGRLE from the coding sequence ATGTTACGCCGTTTCTTTTCCCGAAAACCACAGCAGCAGGAATTGACGCTGCTCGCCCCCCTGACCGGTCTGGTCGTCCCCCTGGAGGAAGTGCCCGATCCGGTTTTTGCCCAAAAGGTAGCCGGTGACGGTGTGGCCCTGATCCCGACCGAAGGTGTACTGCTGTCTCCCGTGGAAGGCCGGGTCACTCATCTGTTTCCCACACATCACGCGATCGCACTGACCAGTGATACCGGCTTGGAAATTCTCCTCCACATCGGCATCGATACCGTCAAACTGAAGGGAACAGGATTCACCCCCCATGTCCAGACAGGTGACCGGGTAGGCCCGGGTGACCGGCTCATTGCCTTTGATCTGGAGCTTCTGAAAAAAAACGGATGCCCCGTCGTGACACCGATCGTCTTCACCAACAGTGAGCGGGTCGCCGCCAAACAGGTCCTCGCCGGGGCCAGCGTACAAGCGGGCCGGGATTTGCTGATCAAAGTGACGATAAAAGGGGGGAGATTGGAATGA
- a CDS encoding winged helix-turn-helix transcriptional regulator, which translates to MKQSSLCPKFEKGMQLLGKRWTGLILHQLLSGPQRFCAIEEALPISGRLLSERLKDLEKEGLVHRHVYTDSAPIRVEYSLTDKGLALKPVLLGIEQWSQTWMELDDHTST; encoded by the coding sequence ATGAAGCAGTCCTCTCTCTGCCCAAAGTTTGAAAAAGGCATGCAGCTGTTGGGGAAGCGCTGGACGGGTTTGATACTGCACCAGCTGCTGTCCGGGCCACAGCGTTTCTGTGCCATTGAAGAGGCGCTTCCCATCAGCGGAAGGCTTTTGTCCGAGCGTTTGAAGGATTTGGAAAAAGAAGGTTTGGTGCACAGGCACGTCTATACCGATTCCGCACCGATCCGCGTAGAGTATTCGCTCACTGACAAGGGGCTTGCGCTGAAGCCGGTCCTTTTGGGAATTGAGCAGTGGTCGCAGACCTGGATGGAGCTGGATGATCATACATCGACATAA
- a CDS encoding L,D-transpeptidase, translating to MPSYRIRISINRRRLDLYDGNRLVRSFPVGLGKLATSTPRGDFTIINKVPYPNSYPGGPLSVFGTFWLGLSKPHYGIHGTNNPASIGRYVSRGCVRMYNRDVETLARLVPIGTPVQIRQN from the coding sequence ATCCCGTCTTACCGCATTCGCATCTCGATCAACAGGCGGCGCCTCGACCTTTACGACGGCAATCGCCTGGTGCGATCTTTTCCGGTCGGCCTCGGCAAACTGGCGACCTCCACGCCGCGCGGCGATTTTACAATTATCAATAAGGTTCCCTATCCCAATTCCTATCCCGGAGGGCCCCTGTCGGTGTTCGGCACCTTTTGGCTGGGACTGAGCAAGCCCCATTACGGCATTCACGGTACGAACAATCCGGCCTCGATCGGCCGCTACGTCTCGCGCGGGTGTGTCCGGATGTACAACCGGGACGTAGAAACTTTGGCTAGGCTGGTTCCGATCGGGACACCTGTACAGATTCGTCAGAATTAA